One genomic segment of Chelonia mydas isolate rCheMyd1 chromosome 1, rCheMyd1.pri.v2, whole genome shotgun sequence includes these proteins:
- the FRMPD4 gene encoding FERM and PDZ domain-containing protein 4 isoform X2, whose product MDVFSFVKIAKLSGHRTKSSGWPHPSGTWSLNQGPPYGWEMTTNRDGRDYFINHMTQSATFEDPRIESCQITPPAPRKVEMRRDPVLGFGFVAGSEKPVVVRSVTPGGPSEGKLIPGDQIIMINDEPVSTAPRERVIDLVRSCKESILLTVVQPYPSPKSAFISAAKKARLKSNPVKVRFSEEVIINGQISETVKDNSLLFMPNVLKVYLENGQTKSFRFDCSTSIKDVILTLQEKLSIKCIEHFSLMLEQRIEGAGTKFLLLHEQETLAQVTQRPSSHKMRCLFRISFVPKDPIDLLRRDPVAFEYLYVQSCNDVVQERFGPELKYDIALRLAALQMYIATVTTRQTQKISLKYIEKEWGLETFLPSAVLQSMKEKNIKKALSHLVKANQNLVPPGKKLSALQAKVHYLKFLSDLRLYGGRVFKATLVQGEKRSEVTLLVGPRYGISHVINTKTNLVALLADFSHVNRIEMFTEDESTVRVELHVLDVKPITLIMESSDAMNLACLTAGYYRLLVDSRRSIFNMANKKNAGYRETGNENRGKYNLLASEWNCVPKTTTFMAEGDQEAQRTFVDPKQKTPEVSESPMCQKDHRHLYIENTHNSGGLDQGLTKQDDSTEAGENRSLNQQSLLSLSGLESTKKAQDSPRGAKVSFIFGDHSLDGISPQTLGYERLLDESPEVLDKQRAIYISSTNDIKGLELSPDVESIQFATNSVYASINDGKIFGAAEGIEEPLLHDICYAENTDDAEDEDEVSCEEDIMVGEISRPTILSLSGSSDDIIDLTSLPPPEGDDNEDDFLLHSLNMAIAAPPPGFRDSSDEEDSQNQTTQYTEDKEQTSNLGNDDIPVSLIDAVPTNPEGKCEKGLDDAVVSTLQALEALAASEEQQTNDNSGVAILRAYSPESSSDSGNETNSSEMTESSELTAAQRQSENSTRMFLTTSEGYQPLVEEQTEFPIAKNQAGGPLAKSSQSIAGHQAAELQSKVVPSKQILHSDNMEMEPETMETKSVTDYFSKLHMGSLVYSCTSKRKNKMTDGEVKAACDGNAAVKKHQGTKKAETDEDLKAICGTLSSRDSQRISTFNVERTAFRQRWYAAADGEAADKSSSEIVNGKTFPRVSGLGKTDTGSKNEVDPDVDEGDTSALGPGENFLSDMTVSSAKDLNDSEDADDHSSKLPDAEQSVSRLCDYHLTKRMSSLQSEGHFSLQSSQCSSVDAGCSTGSSPCATPVESPLCPSDVKHRISDSSVKGTGYVPADERVVILPNHGTTYKELHQQSEAVCHRMTMPAIHSAVNAEPLFGTLRDGCHRIPKIKETTAFTEPGKGRRGGIPSAFPKQPLTDSIMLSSNIHSESKVPSQNQDSCDIPKVKQGCGAAVSLWPCDVMGGSLRMPPSRKVLRHSSSSIFAGSTGTEMLLEKKKAAVSLKCLDIVARDDSKSEKKVELPLGRKLSKSYSQSSMNVSTDVKDNKRSSVTSSMQKDSKQYRMLPLRKSDASNWRCHGPFSYCFLSRGNDNEDDEYDGDNNHLSCLYEPQIPCELPEPASQSFSIENEKKAVESPKQILNSIHDKNNAEDQGGQTDTNLSDMAFEAQITRINVMKEKMYAMPDGFLAAQKDANELLSLVRASVGKREDLLSETYDLKLSQYKQLLSIESRQLGSACRKMAMADKSPEEMLLAMTSSFQVLCCLTEACMRLVKVMNSETQQQEIIAKIDEVVINYVCLLKAAEAVSDKTSDDPSIKLLARHSTTMAAIVSTLTRSLKTLLNK is encoded by the exons TCTCCTAAATCAGCATTTATCAGTGCTGCAAAAAAGGCAAGATTGAAGTCCAACCCGGTCAAAGTGCGCTTCTCCGAAGAGGTCATTATCAATGGCCAGATTTCA GAAACTGTTAAGGACAATTCACTTCTCTTCATGCCAAACGTACTGAAGGTATATCTTGAAAATGGGCAAACCAAATCCTTCCGTTTCGACTGCAGTACTTCAATAAAG GATGTCATCTTAACACTCCAAGAAAAGCTTTCCATCAAGTGTATTGAACACTTTTCATTGATGCTGGAGCAGAGGATTGAAGGAGCTGGAACCAAATTTCTCTTGCTCCATGAACAGGAGACTCTAGCTCAG GTGACCCAGAGACCAAGCTCCCATAAGATGAGATGTTTGTTCAGAATCAGCTTCGTCCCAAAGGATCCCATTGACCTTTTAAGAAGAGATCCGGTTGCTTTTGAATATCTATATGTACAG agctgcaatGATGTGGTTCAGGAGAGGTTTGGACCTGAGCTGAAATATGATATTGCTCTGCGGCTGGCTGCATTACAAATGTACATTGCGACTGTGACCACCAGACAAACTCAGAAAATCTCCCTCAAATATATTGA AAAAGAATGGGGATTAGAGACTTTTCTTCCATCTGCTGTGCTGCAAAGCATGAAAGAAAAGAACATAAAGAAAGCACTTTCACACCTTGTCAAAGCAAATCAAAACCTAGTTCCTCCGGGTAAAAAG CTGTCTGCTCTGCAAGCCAAGGTGCATTATCTCAAGTTCCTCAGCGATCTGCGATTATACGGGGGGCGTGTGTTCAAGGCAACATTAGTG CAAGGAGAAAAGCGTTCAGAAGTGACTTTGTTAGTAGGGCCACGCTATGGTATCAGCCACGTGATCAACACCAAAACGAACTTGGTGGCCCTGCTAGCAGACTTTAGCCACGTTAACAGGATTGAGATGTTTACAGAAGATGAGAGCACTGTTAGAGTTGAGCTCCATGTCTTAGATGTAAAA CCGATTACTTTGATAATGGAATCATCAGATGCAATGAACCTTGCCTGTTTAACAGCGGGATACTATCGACTACTGGTTGATTCAAGGCGCTCAATATTTAACATGGCCAACAAGAAAAATGCAGGATACCGAGAAACAG GAAATGAAAATAGAGGGAAGTATAACCTCCTTGCTTCTGAGTGGAACTGTGTCCCCAAAACTACTACATTCATGGCTGAAGGGGATCAAGAAGCCCAAAGAACATTTGTAGACCCAAAACAGAAGACTCCAGAAGTTTCCGAAAGCCCCATGTGTCAAAAAGACCACAGGCATCTGTACATAGAAAATACCCATAATTCAGGTGGACTCGATCAGGGGCTGACCAAACAAGATGACTCCACTGAGGCAGGAGAAAACAGAAGTTTAAACCAGCAGTCATTGCTGTCACTCTCAGGACTGGAATCTACCAAGAAAGCACAGGATTCTCCAAGGGGAGCAAAAGTATCCTTTATATTTGGAGATCACAGCTTGGATGGTATCAGTCCCCAAACCCTTGGCTATGAAAGACTTCTGGATGAAAGTCCAGAAGTATTGGACAAACAAAGAGCTATTTATATTAGTAGTACCAATGACATTAAAGGTCTAGAATTGTCTCCAGATGTTGAAAGCATTCAGTTTGCTACAAATTCTGTTTATGCAAGCATAAACGATGGCAAAATATTTGGAGCTGCAGAAGGGATAGAAGAGCCCTTGTTGCATGACATTTGTTATGCGGAAAACACAGATGATGCTGAAGATGAAGATGAAGTTAGCTGTGAGGAGGACATTATGGTAGGAGAAATCAGTAGACCTACCATTCTCAGTCTTTCTGGTTCAAGTGATGATATTATTGATTTGACATCACTCCCCCCTCCGGAAGGTGATGATAATGAAGATGACTTCTTATTACATTCTTTAAACATGGCCATTGCTGCTCCTCCACCTGGCTTCAGGGACAGTTCAGATGAGGAAGACTCTCAGAACCAAACAACACAGTATACAGAAGACAAGGAGCAAACTAGTAATCTAGGAAATGATGACATTCCAGTGTCGCTCATTGATGCTGTCCCTACTAATCCTGAGGGGAAGTGTGAGAAGGGGCTAGATGATGCTGTAGTCTCCACTCTTCAAGCACTAGAGGCTTTGGCTGCTTCAGAGGAACAGCAGACGAATGACAATTCAG GTGTAGCAATCTTGCGAGCATATAGCCCTGAGTCATCTTCAGATTCTGGCAATGAAACAAACTCTTCTGAAATGACTGAAAGTTCTGAACTAACCGCAGCACAGAGACAGTCAGAAAACTCAACACGTATGTTTTTGACCACTAGTGAAGGTTACCAACCCCTTGTGGAAGAGCAAACAGAGTTCCCCATTGCTAAGAATCAGGCTGGAGGACCACTTGCGAAATCCTCACAGTCGATAGCTGGTCACCAAGCTGCTGAGCTACAGTCAAAAGTTGTGCCTTCGAAGCAGATTCTTCATTCAGACAATATGGAAATGGAACCAGAGACCATGGAAACAAAATCTGTCACTGACTATTTTAGCAAATTGCACATGGGGTCTTTGGTATACTCTTGCACtagtaaaaggaaaaataagatgACTGATGGAGAAGTGAAAGCAGCCTGTGATGGTAATGCTGCAGTGAAAAAGCATCAGGGAACTAAAAAAGCCGAGACTGATGAAGACCTAAAAGCTATATGTGGTACTCTTTCATCAAGAGACAGTCAACGCATAAGCACTTTTAATGTGGAGAGAACTGCCTTTCGCCAAAGATGGTATGCCGCTGCCGATGGTGAAGCTGCTGATAAATCAAGCTCAGAAATAGTGAATGGGAAGACATTTCCAAGAGTTTCTGGTCTTGGTAAAACGGATACTGGCTCTAAGAATGAAGTGGATCCTGACGTTGATGAGGGTGATACTTCAGCACTTGGCCCAGGTGAAAACTTTTTGTCTGATATGACTGTGTCTTCAGCCAAAGACCTAAATGACTCAGAAGATGCAGATGACCATTCTTCAAAGCTACCGGACGCTGAGCAGAGTGTGAGTAGACTTTGTGACTATCACTTGACCAAGCGCATGTCGTCTTTGCAAAGTGAGGGTCATTTTTCTCTGCAAAGCTCCCAGTGCTCTTCAGTGGATGCGGGATGCAGCACAGGCAGTAGCCCATGTGCTACCCCCGTCGAATCTCCTCTTTGTCCCTCTGATGTTAAGCACAGGATCTCAGATTCGTCTGTGAAGGGAACTGGCTATGTTCCAGCAGATGAAAGAGTTGTCATCCTTCCAAACCATGGAACCACATACAAGGAACTACATCAGCAGTCAGAAGCTGTGTGTCATAGAATGACAATGCCTGCCATTCATTCAGCAGTTAATGCTGAACCACTGTTTGGCACTTTGAGAGATGGATGTCATCGGATCCCCAAGATTAAAGAAACTACAG CTTTCACAGAGCCTGGAAAGGGAAGACGAGGGGGCATACCTTCAGCTTTTCCTAAACAGCCTCTAACTGACTCCATCATGCTATCATCCAACATTCACTCAGAATCAAAGGTGCCAAGTCAAAATCAAGACTCTTGTGACATTCCTAAAGTAAAACAGGGATGTGGGGCAGCAGTTAGTTTATGGCCATGTGATGTGATGGGAGGAAGCCTCAGAATGCCACCCAGCAGGAAAGTATtgagacacagcagcagcagcatctttgCAGGGTCCACAGGCACTGAGATGCTTCTTGAGAAGAAAAAGGCTGCAGTCAGTCTGAAGTGTCTAGACATTGTGGCAAGAGATGATTCCAAGTCGGAAAAAAAGGTGGAACTCCCTCTGGGCAGAAAGTTATCCAAAAGCTATTCTCAAAGTTCTATGAATGTCAGCACTGATGTCAAAGACAATAAAAGGTCTTCAGTCACCAGCTCCATGCAGAAGGACTCCAAACAGTACAGAATGTTGCCCTTACGAAAGTCAGATGCCAGCAACTGGAGATGCCATGGCCCCTTCAGCTATTGTTTCCTAAGCAGAGGAAATGACAATGAGGATGATGAATATGATGGAGACAACAACCACCTCTCATGCCTCTATGAACCACAGATACCGTGTGAGTTACCAGAACCAGCCAGTCAgtctttttccattgaaaatgagAAGAAAGCTGTTGAGTCCCCCAAACAGATACTAAATAGTATACATGACAAGAACAATGCTGAAGACCAAGGTGGCCAAACTGATACGAATCTCAGTGACATGGCCTTTGAGGCACAAATCACAAGAATAAACGTGATGAAAGAGAAAATGTATGCAATGCCTGATGGATTTCTTGCAGCACAAAAGGATGCCAATGAGCTGCTCTCTCTGGTCCGAGCAAgtgtggggaagagggaagatTTACTTTCGGAAACATATGACCTTAAACTTTCTCAGTACAAACAACTGTTATCTATAGAATCGAGACAGTTGGGAAGTGCCTGCAGGAAAATGGCCATGGCTGATAAAAGCCCCGAGGAAATGCTTCTAGCTATGACTTCCAGCTTTCAAGTGCTCTGTTGCTTAACAGAAGCCTGCATGCGTTTAGTGAAAGTCATGAACTCTGAAACACAGCAGCAGGAAATTATAGCTAAAATAGATGAGGTCGTAATCAACTACGTTTGTCTTCTGAAAGCTGCAGAAGCAGTGTCAGACAAGACCTCCGATGATCCTAGCATTAAACTCTTGGCTCGACATTCGACTACCATGGCCGCTATTGTAAGCACACTAACACGTTCTCTTAAAAcgcttttaaacaaataa
- the FRMPD4 gene encoding FERM and PDZ domain-containing protein 4 isoform X3, with the protein MTTNRDGRDYFINHMTQSATFEDPRIESCQITPPAPRKVEMRRDPVLGFGFVAGSEKPVVVRSVTPGGPSEGKLIPGDQIIMINDEPVSTAPRERVIDLVRSCKESILLTVVQPYPSPKSAFISAAKKARLKSNPVKVRFSEEVIINGQISETVKDNSLLFMPNVLKVYLENGQTKSFRFDCSTSIKDVILTLQEKLSIKCIEHFSLMLEQRIEGAGTKFLLLHEQETLAQVTQRPSSHKMRCLFRISFVPKDPIDLLRRDPVAFEYLYVQSCNDVVQERFGPELKYDIALRLAALQMYIATVTTRQTQKISLKYIEKEWGLETFLPSAVLQSMKEKNIKKALSHLVKANQNLVPPGKKLSALQAKVHYLKFLSDLRLYGGRVFKATLVQGEKRSEVTLLVGPRYGISHVINTKTNLVALLADFSHVNRIEMFTEDESTVRVELHVLDVKPITLIMESSDAMNLACLTAGYYRLLVDSRRSIFNMANKKNAGYRETGNENRGKYNLLASEWNCVPKTTTFMAEGDQEAQRTFVDPKQKTPEVSESPMCQKDHRHLYIENTHNSGGLDQGLTKQDDSTEAGENRSLNQQSLLSLSGLESTKKAQDSPRGAKVSFIFGDHSLDGISPQTLGYERLLDESPEVLDKQRAIYISSTNDIKGLELSPDVESIQFATNSVYASINDGKIFGAAEGIEEPLLHDICYAENTDDAEDEDEVSCEEDIMVGEISRPTILSLSGSSDDIIDLTSLPPPEGDDNEDDFLLHSLNMAIAAPPPGFRDSSDEEDSQNQTTQYTEDKEQTSNLGNDDIPVSLIDAVPTNPEGKCEKGLDDAVVSTLQALEALAASEEQQTNDNSGVAILRAYSPESSSDSGNETNSSEMTESSELTAAQRQSENSTRMFLTTSEGYQPLVEEQTEFPIAKNQAGGPLAKSSQSIAGHQAAELQSKVVPSKQILHSDNMEMEPETMETKSVTDYFSKLHMGSLVYSCTSKRKNKMTDGEVKAACDGNAAVKKHQGTKKAETDEDLKAICGTLSSRDSQRISTFNVERTAFRQRWYAAADGEAADKSSSEIVNGKTFPRVSGLGKTDTGSKNEVDPDVDEGDTSALGPGENFLSDMTVSSAKDLNDSEDADDHSSKLPDAEQSVSRLCDYHLTKRMSSLQSEGHFSLQSSQCSSVDAGCSTGSSPCATPVESPLCPSDVKHRISDSSVKGTGYVPADERVVILPNHGTTYKELHQQSEAVCHRMTMPAIHSAVNAEPLFGTLRDGCHRIPKIKETTAFTEPGKGRRGGIPSAFPKQPLTDSIMLSSNIHSESKVPSQNQDSCDIPKVKQGCGAAVSLWPCDVMGGSLRMPPSRKVLRHSSSSIFAGSTGTEMLLEKKKAAVSLKCLDIVARDDSKSEKKVELPLGRKLSKSYSQSSMNVSTDVKDNKRSSVTSSMQKDSKQYRMLPLRKSDASNWRCHGPFSYCFLSRGNDNEDDEYDGDNNHLSCLYEPQIPCELPEPASQSFSIENEKKAVESPKQILNSIHDKNNAEDQGGQTDTNLSDMAFEAQITRINVMKEKMYAMPDGFLAAQKDANELLSLVRASVGKREDLLSETYDLKLSQYKQLLSIESRQLGSACRKMAMADKSPEEMLLAMTSSFQVLCCLTEACMRLVKVMNSETQQQEIIAKIDEVVINYVCLLKAAEAVSDKTSDDPSIKLLARHSTTMAAIVSTLTRSLKTLLNK; encoded by the exons TCTCCTAAATCAGCATTTATCAGTGCTGCAAAAAAGGCAAGATTGAAGTCCAACCCGGTCAAAGTGCGCTTCTCCGAAGAGGTCATTATCAATGGCCAGATTTCA GAAACTGTTAAGGACAATTCACTTCTCTTCATGCCAAACGTACTGAAGGTATATCTTGAAAATGGGCAAACCAAATCCTTCCGTTTCGACTGCAGTACTTCAATAAAG GATGTCATCTTAACACTCCAAGAAAAGCTTTCCATCAAGTGTATTGAACACTTTTCATTGATGCTGGAGCAGAGGATTGAAGGAGCTGGAACCAAATTTCTCTTGCTCCATGAACAGGAGACTCTAGCTCAG GTGACCCAGAGACCAAGCTCCCATAAGATGAGATGTTTGTTCAGAATCAGCTTCGTCCCAAAGGATCCCATTGACCTTTTAAGAAGAGATCCGGTTGCTTTTGAATATCTATATGTACAG agctgcaatGATGTGGTTCAGGAGAGGTTTGGACCTGAGCTGAAATATGATATTGCTCTGCGGCTGGCTGCATTACAAATGTACATTGCGACTGTGACCACCAGACAAACTCAGAAAATCTCCCTCAAATATATTGA AAAAGAATGGGGATTAGAGACTTTTCTTCCATCTGCTGTGCTGCAAAGCATGAAAGAAAAGAACATAAAGAAAGCACTTTCACACCTTGTCAAAGCAAATCAAAACCTAGTTCCTCCGGGTAAAAAG CTGTCTGCTCTGCAAGCCAAGGTGCATTATCTCAAGTTCCTCAGCGATCTGCGATTATACGGGGGGCGTGTGTTCAAGGCAACATTAGTG CAAGGAGAAAAGCGTTCAGAAGTGACTTTGTTAGTAGGGCCACGCTATGGTATCAGCCACGTGATCAACACCAAAACGAACTTGGTGGCCCTGCTAGCAGACTTTAGCCACGTTAACAGGATTGAGATGTTTACAGAAGATGAGAGCACTGTTAGAGTTGAGCTCCATGTCTTAGATGTAAAA CCGATTACTTTGATAATGGAATCATCAGATGCAATGAACCTTGCCTGTTTAACAGCGGGATACTATCGACTACTGGTTGATTCAAGGCGCTCAATATTTAACATGGCCAACAAGAAAAATGCAGGATACCGAGAAACAG GAAATGAAAATAGAGGGAAGTATAACCTCCTTGCTTCTGAGTGGAACTGTGTCCCCAAAACTACTACATTCATGGCTGAAGGGGATCAAGAAGCCCAAAGAACATTTGTAGACCCAAAACAGAAGACTCCAGAAGTTTCCGAAAGCCCCATGTGTCAAAAAGACCACAGGCATCTGTACATAGAAAATACCCATAATTCAGGTGGACTCGATCAGGGGCTGACCAAACAAGATGACTCCACTGAGGCAGGAGAAAACAGAAGTTTAAACCAGCAGTCATTGCTGTCACTCTCAGGACTGGAATCTACCAAGAAAGCACAGGATTCTCCAAGGGGAGCAAAAGTATCCTTTATATTTGGAGATCACAGCTTGGATGGTATCAGTCCCCAAACCCTTGGCTATGAAAGACTTCTGGATGAAAGTCCAGAAGTATTGGACAAACAAAGAGCTATTTATATTAGTAGTACCAATGACATTAAAGGTCTAGAATTGTCTCCAGATGTTGAAAGCATTCAGTTTGCTACAAATTCTGTTTATGCAAGCATAAACGATGGCAAAATATTTGGAGCTGCAGAAGGGATAGAAGAGCCCTTGTTGCATGACATTTGTTATGCGGAAAACACAGATGATGCTGAAGATGAAGATGAAGTTAGCTGTGAGGAGGACATTATGGTAGGAGAAATCAGTAGACCTACCATTCTCAGTCTTTCTGGTTCAAGTGATGATATTATTGATTTGACATCACTCCCCCCTCCGGAAGGTGATGATAATGAAGATGACTTCTTATTACATTCTTTAAACATGGCCATTGCTGCTCCTCCACCTGGCTTCAGGGACAGTTCAGATGAGGAAGACTCTCAGAACCAAACAACACAGTATACAGAAGACAAGGAGCAAACTAGTAATCTAGGAAATGATGACATTCCAGTGTCGCTCATTGATGCTGTCCCTACTAATCCTGAGGGGAAGTGTGAGAAGGGGCTAGATGATGCTGTAGTCTCCACTCTTCAAGCACTAGAGGCTTTGGCTGCTTCAGAGGAACAGCAGACGAATGACAATTCAG GTGTAGCAATCTTGCGAGCATATAGCCCTGAGTCATCTTCAGATTCTGGCAATGAAACAAACTCTTCTGAAATGACTGAAAGTTCTGAACTAACCGCAGCACAGAGACAGTCAGAAAACTCAACACGTATGTTTTTGACCACTAGTGAAGGTTACCAACCCCTTGTGGAAGAGCAAACAGAGTTCCCCATTGCTAAGAATCAGGCTGGAGGACCACTTGCGAAATCCTCACAGTCGATAGCTGGTCACCAAGCTGCTGAGCTACAGTCAAAAGTTGTGCCTTCGAAGCAGATTCTTCATTCAGACAATATGGAAATGGAACCAGAGACCATGGAAACAAAATCTGTCACTGACTATTTTAGCAAATTGCACATGGGGTCTTTGGTATACTCTTGCACtagtaaaaggaaaaataagatgACTGATGGAGAAGTGAAAGCAGCCTGTGATGGTAATGCTGCAGTGAAAAAGCATCAGGGAACTAAAAAAGCCGAGACTGATGAAGACCTAAAAGCTATATGTGGTACTCTTTCATCAAGAGACAGTCAACGCATAAGCACTTTTAATGTGGAGAGAACTGCCTTTCGCCAAAGATGGTATGCCGCTGCCGATGGTGAAGCTGCTGATAAATCAAGCTCAGAAATAGTGAATGGGAAGACATTTCCAAGAGTTTCTGGTCTTGGTAAAACGGATACTGGCTCTAAGAATGAAGTGGATCCTGACGTTGATGAGGGTGATACTTCAGCACTTGGCCCAGGTGAAAACTTTTTGTCTGATATGACTGTGTCTTCAGCCAAAGACCTAAATGACTCAGAAGATGCAGATGACCATTCTTCAAAGCTACCGGACGCTGAGCAGAGTGTGAGTAGACTTTGTGACTATCACTTGACCAAGCGCATGTCGTCTTTGCAAAGTGAGGGTCATTTTTCTCTGCAAAGCTCCCAGTGCTCTTCAGTGGATGCGGGATGCAGCACAGGCAGTAGCCCATGTGCTACCCCCGTCGAATCTCCTCTTTGTCCCTCTGATGTTAAGCACAGGATCTCAGATTCGTCTGTGAAGGGAACTGGCTATGTTCCAGCAGATGAAAGAGTTGTCATCCTTCCAAACCATGGAACCACATACAAGGAACTACATCAGCAGTCAGAAGCTGTGTGTCATAGAATGACAATGCCTGCCATTCATTCAGCAGTTAATGCTGAACCACTGTTTGGCACTTTGAGAGATGGATGTCATCGGATCCCCAAGATTAAAGAAACTACAG CTTTCACAGAGCCTGGAAAGGGAAGACGAGGGGGCATACCTTCAGCTTTTCCTAAACAGCCTCTAACTGACTCCATCATGCTATCATCCAACATTCACTCAGAATCAAAGGTGCCAAGTCAAAATCAAGACTCTTGTGACATTCCTAAAGTAAAACAGGGATGTGGGGCAGCAGTTAGTTTATGGCCATGTGATGTGATGGGAGGAAGCCTCAGAATGCCACCCAGCAGGAAAGTATtgagacacagcagcagcagcatctttgCAGGGTCCACAGGCACTGAGATGCTTCTTGAGAAGAAAAAGGCTGCAGTCAGTCTGAAGTGTCTAGACATTGTGGCAAGAGATGATTCCAAGTCGGAAAAAAAGGTGGAACTCCCTCTGGGCAGAAAGTTATCCAAAAGCTATTCTCAAAGTTCTATGAATGTCAGCACTGATGTCAAAGACAATAAAAGGTCTTCAGTCACCAGCTCCATGCAGAAGGACTCCAAACAGTACAGAATGTTGCCCTTACGAAAGTCAGATGCCAGCAACTGGAGATGCCATGGCCCCTTCAGCTATTGTTTCCTAAGCAGAGGAAATGACAATGAGGATGATGAATATGATGGAGACAACAACCACCTCTCATGCCTCTATGAACCACAGATACCGTGTGAGTTACCAGAACCAGCCAGTCAgtctttttccattgaaaatgagAAGAAAGCTGTTGAGTCCCCCAAACAGATACTAAATAGTATACATGACAAGAACAATGCTGAAGACCAAGGTGGCCAAACTGATACGAATCTCAGTGACATGGCCTTTGAGGCACAAATCACAAGAATAAACGTGATGAAAGAGAAAATGTATGCAATGCCTGATGGATTTCTTGCAGCACAAAAGGATGCCAATGAGCTGCTCTCTCTGGTCCGAGCAAgtgtggggaagagggaagatTTACTTTCGGAAACATATGACCTTAAACTTTCTCAGTACAAACAACTGTTATCTATAGAATCGAGACAGTTGGGAAGTGCCTGCAGGAAAATGGCCATGGCTGATAAAAGCCCCGAGGAAATGCTTCTAGCTATGACTTCCAGCTTTCAAGTGCTCTGTTGCTTAACAGAAGCCTGCATGCGTTTAGTGAAAGTCATGAACTCTGAAACACAGCAGCAGGAAATTATAGCTAAAATAGATGAGGTCGTAATCAACTACGTTTGTCTTCTGAAAGCTGCAGAAGCAGTGTCAGACAAGACCTCCGATGATCCTAGCATTAAACTCTTGGCTCGACATTCGACTACCATGGCCGCTATTGTAAGCACACTAACACGTTCTCTTAAAAcgcttttaaacaaataa